Part of the Rhodohalobacter barkolensis genome, GAGTGAATCGTTTGATTTCGAGGTTTAAACCAAACCTTTTGAACACACCCCTCAATCCCCTCTCCCCGAAGCACTCGGGGCAGGCGTGAGGGGAGGTCATTGTCACATATGCCGAATGAATCATTCGTCTGACGGCGGGAAGCCGTCGGACGAGGTTCTTTTACCCTGCGGCGTAGGCACGCACATCGGCCATATCTACCATCAGGTCGAAGAGGGCGGTGTTTCGTACGAATGTAGGGATTCGATCACTTCCGGGGCCCCAGGCAGCTATCTCTACATAATCGGCAGTGTGACTCGTACTGATAAAATTGATTCCGTTGTAGTTGGCCAGCACACCCGACAACACACCCGATGGCTGCTGACGATTCTGGAACGGTGAGCGGAATGTTCCCTGAAAAGCCTGTTTCAGCATCAATCCCTGTTCCCGGGTAATTTTGGTGTTCATAGCGTACTCCACGTGGTCCATAATATCCTTTACAGTAACACCTTTAAGTGAATCATCCGACCAGTGATAACCCATCTCACTGTACATCCACTCAAAACTGTGGCGGTAATCCTGAATCGTATCCAGCATGGCAGGTGAGTCACCGTAACCGGAGCCAAGCCCGCTCAGTCCGGGATTTGCATTACCATGATCTGTCGTCAGAATAACCAGTGTATCATCACGGCCATCGGTAAAATCCATCACTTCTTTGATGGTGTCATCAAAAGCGATCTGATCATAAATCAGTCCGGCAGGGTCATTACCGTGTGCGGCGTGATCCACCCGTCCACCTTCAACCTGAAGAATAAATCCATCCTGGTTTCTGTTCAATCTGTCCAATGCTGTTTTTGTCATCTCGGCGAGCGTGGGAACCCTCTCCTGAAGTTCAGGCAGTGTATTGTGATCAACCATGTATGGAAGGTGAGAGTCGTAAAACAGGCCCAGAAGTTTACTGTTCCTGGTAGCGCGATTCATCTCTGTCTTACTTCTGGCCACCGTGTAACCGTTCTGCTCAAAGACAGAGTAGAGGTCCTTTCCGTCGTCCCGGCTATCTGCCGAAAAGTGACGGGCGCCTCCACCCATCAGCAGATCATATCCCCGCTCTGCATACTGCTCAGCAATTTCATCCTCCTGGCCTCGCGACGGCATATTAATTCCAAATCCTGAAGGAGTGGCGTGGGTTATACGCGCTGAGGTTACCAATCCGGTTGCCTTACCCGCATCACGGAATATTTCACAAATCGTTTTATACTCTTCGCCTTTGGGTCCTGTATTTAAGGCTCCATTGTTAATTCGGTTACCGCTTCCCCATGATGATGCTGCCGCGGCTGATCCGGTTACTACAGAGTTCAATGATGCCATATCCATCAGCCCGCGATGATACTCACGGTCAGACTCATACAGTTTAATCCAATTGGTTTTTTCTCCGTACTGCCGCTGTTTTAGCAGGTCGGCCAGTGCCAGGGTACCCGCGCTCATCCCATCCACAACCAGAAAGATGACATTTTTTGCATCCCCAAAGGATGATTTTTTTGTATCCGGTTTTTGAAATGTTCGTCCGAGTGCCCCGGTTCCCAATGCAGCGGTAGACATGGCCCCGGCTTTCAAAAATTCTAATCGGCTAAATCCTTTTTTACTCATGGATGTTTGTTTGTGTTTTGGAAAAATCAGGTTTAATAAAGTTATCTTATAAAAAACGAACTCCCTGACTAAAAGGCGAATCAAGAAATTGTTAAATCTTTTACGAAATCAATTACGCTTATCTTTCAGAAGATTGAGCCTGGTTTGTTGTATTTCTTCTTCAGATTGTTCATCTCCTGTATAGAGAGCCCGTTCCCAGGAACCGTAATTTGGGTTGGGCAGCACAAACCACTTAACCCCCCAGTGATCCGAATATTGCTCAGCTAGTGCTTTTCGTTCGTCAATAGAAATTCCGCGCGCCGGCACAAAATCATTCAGATCATCGCCAAAAAGCATCAAAACCCTGAAATTTTCAGTAACCCTTTTTCTTCTGTTTACTTTTGCTGATGTCCAGTCGGGTTGGCCGCCATTGCTCATTACCGAACCTTCTTCAACAGGGAAGCCCAACTCAACTAAATTTTGCTCCGTATAGGGCTGAACTTCTGCATCCCGATTGGTGATATAGTAAACGGCAATTCCAAGATCATTTGCGGCATTCGTAAGCTCCACAGCTCCTTTTATTGCTTCAGCTTCGGCCTCCCGCACCCAGTTGTTCCACGTTACGGCGTCAAATCCGGTTTGATCCAAAATACCCCTCGCTTCGTAAAAAGAGTTATCGATGGCGGTCTCATCCAGGTCCAGAATAATGGCCGGTGGTTTGTCGAAATAGGGATCTTCCTGTTCCAAAGAAGCCGTCCATGAAGAATCTTCAAGAGCAACCGGAAGAAGTGTTTCAGCCGTATTGTACGCCTGATACGTTAGAGCTTCGTACTCTGCGGCCGTCTGAATCCAAAGAGTGGAGTAGAGGGTATTGTTGGAATAATCTACGGTCTGGTTTGAGGTTTGACAAGCCGTAAACAGGGCGATGAATAGAACTGGCAGTACACTTTTTTTCATGTTGTTAACCGATTTTCTGGTCTGATTAATAAACGTTGAGTTACTTATTAACCTGAGTTCGACTCTGAGACAATGACATCAAAAGTCCCCCTAAGCAAAGGGGGATTGAGGGGGATGTTCATAACATTTATGAAAAACCCGATAGACACCCCTCTGCATCTCCCCTTGTTAGGGGAGAATTCTTCATTGGTTCAAATAAGATTATTAATCGAATTGAGGTTATTAAGAACATCTTTAAAATACAAAACCCATTGACCAAAAATGAGTAAAACACATTTTCATTCCGGGTATTTAGCTCTTGTTCATTTTCATTATATTTTAAATAATATAAGTTCGACATAAAAATCTTGAGTATGATTATCCACTCTTTAAGGAGGAGTTGGGGGAGGCAACCTTGTTGATTTCAGATTTCAAACCTGATCCGATTTCGGTTTCAACCACCCCTAAATCCCCTCCTTGAAAAAGGAGGGGACTTTTTCAATGACTTTATATTCATTTTATATCGAACTTTCGTTTAATATGTATCCATTAAACCGTAACGAAAAGAATAAAACTATGAAGTTGAGAGTACATGATAGAGCTCCCAATCAGACAAGTTTGGCTAAAATTTTCAGCCTGCTGATTGGGTTTACATTTTTACTTTCATTTTCGGCATTACAGGCTCAGGGCGTAACCCCGGAGCATATTGCCAAAATGAAATCCGTTTCCGGATCGGTTATTTCCGATGATGGCAGTCATATCGCCTACACCGTGAGCGTACCGGCCGATCCATACGAAGAGAATGCCGGCAACAGCAATCATCTCTACGTATTAGATGTAGCCGAGGGCACCACCAAGCCTTATTACACATCCGGTTCGGTAGCATCCGTACAGTTCAGACCTAATCATAACAGTATCTCGTTCCTGGCCAGCCGCGACGGAGATAACGGCCGGGCACTGTATGAGCTGCCGCTGGATGGAGGAGAAGCTGTGCAGCTTTTCAGTTTTGAGCGCAATATTGTTTCCTATACCTGGCACAACGATGGAAATCACGTAGCCTTTACCGCTTTTAATGCTGCTGAGGAATCGGAATCTCCGCTGCCGTACACAGCCGATGTGTATGAAGAGAATCAAACCAATCGAATAGCATACATTACCAATGTAACTGTTGATGACCATGAACCTCATCAGCTGAATGTAGACGGCTCCATCTACATGGTTGAGTGGAGTCCGGACGGAAGCAAGCTGGCCGTATCTGCAGCGCCAACTCCCGAGGTGGATGACTTCTACATGAAGCAGCAAATTTTTATCGTAGACTACCGCTCCCGAGATATTATTGCAGAGATAAACAATGAAGGGAAACTTGGCGAGTTCAAGTGGAGCCCGAACGGTGAGCAGCTGGCCTTGAGAACCGCCTACGATATCAACGACCCGACGGACGGGCGCCTTAAAATTGTATCTGCCGAAGGAGGAACTCCCGAGAACATTGATGAAGATTTTGATGGAAAGTATGAGCAGATCGAGTGGACATCCAACAACGAAATCCACTTTGTTGCCAGCCAGGGCACCAACACCATGATTGGTTCCATCCGTCCGAACGGATCCAACAAGAACGTGCTTTTTAATGCCGATGCACATGCTATTTCCTCATTTTCTCGATCCGCAAACGGAACCATCTCTTTTGTAGCCAGCTCACCGGAGCACCCGAATGAACTGTTTACACTAAGCCGCGGACAAAATGCACAGCCGCAAAAAGTAACCGACCACAATCCGTGGCTCGAAGAGGTTGAACTGGGCAACCAGGAAGTTGTTCGATACACTGCCCGCGACGGTGAATTTGAAATAGAAGGAATGCTGATGTACCCGCTTGGCTATGAAGATGGAAATCGCGTTCCCGTCATCACGGTTGTTCACGGTGGACCGGAAGCACATTACAGCAATGGCTGGCTGACCGGCTACTCCAGTCCGGGACAGATGGCTACCGCAAAAGGATATGCCGTTTTTTATCCGAACTATCGCGGAAGCACCGGACGCGGCGTTGAATTTGCCTACAGCAGCCAGGGTGATCTTGCCGGAAAAGAGTTTGATGATGTAGTGGACGGCGTAGACTACCTGATTGACCAGGGAATTGCCGATGGCGACCGAGTTGGTGTTACCGGCGGATCTTACGGCGGATACGCTTCTGCCTGGATGAGCACCTACTATAGCGACCGCTTTGCCGCATCCGTAATGTTTGTGGGAATCAGCAACAACCTCTCAAAATGGGGAACCAGCGACATTCCGAATGAACTCTACCTGGTTCACTCACGCGAGCGCATGTGGGACTCTGATGAGAAATGGATGGACTACCTGAAACGAAGCCCGATCTACTGGGTTGACCGAGCGGAAACTCCAACACTGATTATGCACGGCGCCAACGATACACGTGTACATCCTGCACAGTCGCTCGAGCTTTATCGACATCTGAAAGTTCGCAAACCGGATGTACCGGTTCGCCTGGTCTGGTACCCCGGTGAAGGACACGGCAACAGTCGATCAGCTTCCAAATTCGACTATAACCACCGAATGCTGGAATGGTTTGATGCCTACCTGATGACGGGCGATGCATCCGCGGAAATGCCGCACTGGGATGCGCCAATTCCAACACACGACTGAGGCAGGTGCTATAATGTGGTCTAGCAGCAGACCCAAAAAATCCCCTCCTTAAAAAAGGAGGGGCTGGGGGTGGTTGTAGTTTTTTTGAATAAAACTCAATTTTTTATTTGCCCCATTTCAAGAGTCAAATAATAGAAATGAATTCACAACCCGGACTGATGAGCCCGGGTTTTTTTATGCTCACTTTTCGTCCAACGGGCTTTTTACACCATGTCCACCCCTATTGAGCACATGTAGGTAAATAGAGGTTGTATTGAGACTTTTGTGACCTAAAAGATCTTGTACTGTTCTAATATCATATCCACCCTGAAGTAAATGCGTAGCAAAAGAATGACGAAATGTATGAGGGGTTACGCGTTTCGGAATATTCAGCTTTTTTGAAATCCGGCTCAGCTCACGCCTAATATTTCTTGCCGAAATATGGTATCGATGCCTAACACCGGAGCGAGGTTCTTTTCGCCTGTATCTGGACGGGAAAAGATATTGCCATATAAATTCGCTTTCGGCCCCGGGATACTTTTTTGACAGGGCATTCGGCAGAATCGTCTTCCCAAAACCTTTTCTCAAATCTGACCGATGAAGTCGTCTCACTTTCTCGATATGAATTTTTAGTTTTGGTATTACCCTTTCAGGCAGCATCGTAATACGATCTTTCCTGCCTTTTCCATTCCAAACTGTTAATTGACGGTAGTCAAAATCAATATCCTGAACTCTAAGGCTAAGCGCCTCAGATACACGTAACCCGGCACCGTAAATAAGTTCCATAACCAATTGGTTAACGCCATCCAGTTCATTGATAGTCGCAAGGGCTTGTTCTTTAGAAAGAACGACAGGAAGTCTCTTCGGTTTTTTTGCCCTCTTCAGATTATTCAGTTCTCCGACTGGAATTTTCAGCACATGTTCATAGAGAAAAATGAGAGCTGAAAGCGCCTGATTTTGAGTTGATGCGGCTAAGTTGCATTCATTAGCCAGGTAGTTCAGATATTTCACAATATCACGGTTTCCCAAATCGCGGGGATGAGTAAGGTTGTGATACCGAACATATCGAATGACCCACTGACAATATGATTGTTCCGTGCTATAACTATAGTTTCGTCTTCTGATTTCTCTTTTAACTCTGTCTAACAGTTTATGTTTACCCATAGCTTTTACATGTAAGAGTGTAAAAATCCATTTCCCTTACATAAAAAGATAAAAACTATTATTTAACCCTTTTACCTAACCTTTTTATTTAACCTGAAAGACTTTTATTTAACCAATTTATATTTCTAATTGCTGAATTAGACGCTTTCAACTATTATGTAACCAATTTAAGCACTAAGCTTAAATTGAATAAATACATGTTATGCAACCCAAACAAATAATGCTATGAAGATTTTAAAAGAGAAAAAATGGGGTATTAACTTTGAGACAGTAAATTGTCCACAATGCGATGAAAGAATGTCCAAGACCCGTACTCCTGATAATCTGCGTCAACTGCTTTGGGGAGGTTGGAAATGTCCTGTATGCGGTTGCGAGATGGACAAATGGGGAAAACCGATTGATGAAAAACAAAAACAACAAATGGGTTAGCATAACAATGTGTTTCCTGCTGACTTGTTCAGATTTTTTGCTCAACATTTGAGTTAGTAGCCCCACAGCAGAATTGCCAAACCGTTATACTGCTTAGCGAGCCTATTCTAAACATTAAATTTTGAGCTTCTTATTAGATTTATTACTATTGTTTTAGTAGATATATCTTATTCAACCCATATTTAGATTAGTTTACATGGTACACTTCGCGAAATTTTTCTTAAAAAGAGCTTCCGTACTCAGTTTGTTGTTACTATTTACAGTCCAATGTTCACAAGATCCAGATACACCATTGGTACTTGATATAGAATACGAAGAGACCCTATTGCTTGGTACAGATGACAGCGAAGCACCTGATCATAAAATATTCAGAAGTGTTACCCACGTTGAAGTTGATGATCAAGGGTGGATGTATGTAGTTAATTCCGGGGAATCTTCCATTCGGGTTTTTGATGATAATGGCGACTTTCAATCCAGTTTTGGCAGTCAAGGATCCGGCCCGGGTGAATTTCAAGCGATTAGCTCGCTTTTTATTGACTCACACAATCGACTATTAATTGTGGATTCTAACCAGGCCAGAATTACCGCCTATTCATTGGATGGGAATTTTCTTTCAACATGGCAATTACCCTCCATTACCCGTGTACATCAGATCGCAGAACTGTCGAATAGTAAATTTGCACTCGTTGGTCAACACAATGATAAGATGATACACATAACCGACGACGAATTTTCAACCATCGAAGCCAGTTTTATGCCTGTTCAAGATCTACTTACATCAAATGAAAGAGAAGAAAGAGTATTGCTTCAATTTTTCCCAGGCTCCATTGCGGTGTTGCCCGATCTATCCATTGCATACGCTCCGGCTCTTTACGGAGGTGAGCTATTTGTTTATAGCGCCACTCAAAAGGGAAACTGGAATTTAACAAAGACAATCGAAGGCCAAAGTTTTCACATTCAACCCGC contains:
- a CDS encoding alkaline phosphatase produces the protein MSKKGFSRLEFLKAGAMSTAALGTGALGRTFQKPDTKKSSFGDAKNVIFLVVDGMSAGTLALADLLKQRQYGEKTNWIKLYESDREYHRGLMDMASLNSVVTGSAAAASSWGSGNRINNGALNTGPKGEEYKTICEIFRDAGKATGLVTSARITHATPSGFGINMPSRGQEDEIAEQYAERGYDLLMGGGARHFSADSRDDGKDLYSVFEQNGYTVARSKTEMNRATRNSKLLGLFYDSHLPYMVDHNTLPELQERVPTLAEMTKTALDRLNRNQDGFILQVEGGRVDHAAHGNDPAGLIYDQIAFDDTIKEVMDFTDGRDDTLVILTTDHGNANPGLSGLGSGYGDSPAMLDTIQDYRHSFEWMYSEMGYHWSDDSLKGVTVKDIMDHVEYAMNTKITREQGLMLKQAFQGTFRSPFQNRQQPSGVLSGVLANYNGINFISTSHTADYVEIAAWGPGSDRIPTFVRNTALFDLMVDMADVRAYAAG
- a CDS encoding 5'-nucleotidase, lipoprotein e(P4) family — its product is MKKSVLPVLFIALFTACQTSNQTVDYSNNTLYSTLWIQTAAEYEALTYQAYNTAETLLPVALEDSSWTASLEQEDPYFDKPPAIILDLDETAIDNSFYEARGILDQTGFDAVTWNNWVREAEAEAIKGAVELTNAANDLGIAVYYITNRDAEVQPYTEQNLVELGFPVEEGSVMSNGGQPDWTSAKVNRRKRVTENFRVLMLFGDDLNDFVPARGISIDERKALAEQYSDHWGVKWFVLPNPNYGSWERALYTGDEQSEEEIQQTRLNLLKDKRN
- a CDS encoding alpha/beta hydrolase family protein; this encodes MKLRVHDRAPNQTSLAKIFSLLIGFTFLLSFSALQAQGVTPEHIAKMKSVSGSVISDDGSHIAYTVSVPADPYEENAGNSNHLYVLDVAEGTTKPYYTSGSVASVQFRPNHNSISFLASRDGDNGRALYELPLDGGEAVQLFSFERNIVSYTWHNDGNHVAFTAFNAAEESESPLPYTADVYEENQTNRIAYITNVTVDDHEPHQLNVDGSIYMVEWSPDGSKLAVSAAPTPEVDDFYMKQQIFIVDYRSRDIIAEINNEGKLGEFKWSPNGEQLALRTAYDINDPTDGRLKIVSAEGGTPENIDEDFDGKYEQIEWTSNNEIHFVASQGTNTMIGSIRPNGSNKNVLFNADAHAISSFSRSANGTISFVASSPEHPNELFTLSRGQNAQPQKVTDHNPWLEEVELGNQEVVRYTARDGEFEIEGMLMYPLGYEDGNRVPVITVVHGGPEAHYSNGWLTGYSSPGQMATAKGYAVFYPNYRGSTGRGVEFAYSSQGDLAGKEFDDVVDGVDYLIDQGIADGDRVGVTGGSYGGYASAWMSTYYSDRFAASVMFVGISNNLSKWGTSDIPNELYLVHSRERMWDSDEKWMDYLKRSPIYWVDRAETPTLIMHGANDTRVHPAQSLELYRHLKVRKPDVPVRLVWYPGEGHGNSRSASKFDYNHRMLEWFDAYLMTGDASAEMPHWDAPIPTHD
- a CDS encoding integron integrase, with protein sequence MGKHKLLDRVKREIRRRNYSYSTEQSYCQWVIRYVRYHNLTHPRDLGNRDIVKYLNYLANECNLAASTQNQALSALIFLYEHVLKIPVGELNNLKRAKKPKRLPVVLSKEQALATINELDGVNQLVMELIYGAGLRVSEALSLRVQDIDFDYRQLTVWNGKGRKDRITMLPERVIPKLKIHIEKVRRLHRSDLRKGFGKTILPNALSKKYPGAESEFIWQYLFPSRYRRKEPRSGVRHRYHISARNIRRELSRISKKLNIPKRVTPHTFRHSFATHLLQGGYDIRTVQDLLGHKSLNTTSIYLHVLNRGGHGVKSPLDEK
- a CDS encoding 6-bladed beta-propeller, which encodes MVLDIEYEETLLLGTDDSEAPDHKIFRSVTHVEVDDQGWMYVVNSGESSIRVFDDNGDFQSSFGSQGSGPGEFQAISSLFIDSHNRLLIVDSNQARITAYSLDGNFLSTWQLPSITRVHQIAELSNSKFALVGQHNDKMIHITDDEFSTIEASFMPVQDLLTSNEREERVLLQFFPGSIAVLPDLSIAYAPALYGGELFVYSATQKGNWNLTKTIEGQSFHIQPASFTAFDQADRVDMPITFPEEGRYAAQFHSFSQGIFSIDDLLVHYSFQESNDGELELRSEHFTMDGDRIGTAFIDKMERLSVSILNLDDQANLYLSDSRDFPKLRRLKVID